CATCAGCGGGGAATCGCGGTGTAAGAAGATGCCAACAGCAATGGCCCACACATCCCAGGCCAGGAAAAAAGCTGTACCCAGAAGAAGGACTGCGGCGCCGGCAAGTGGCTTGTCAAAGAGGAACAGTTTCCACCGGGCATCGATAAGTGCCATGCACCCTAACAGGGCCAGCAGAATAGAGAGATAAATCATGTGGCATCCACCGGTGCATCCAAGGGCTGTGCATCCAAGGGTCCTGCATCCAAGGGTCCTGCGGTGGTGTCACCGCGGACCAATTTAAGCACTATTTCTGCGCTGATCATGCACATGGGCACACCGATTCCGGGCCGAACGGAGCTTCCTGCATAGTACAACCCTGCCACCTTGGCGTTGCTGTTGCCCGGGCGCAGGAACGCACTTTGAGTCAGGGTGTGGGCCAGGCCTAATGCGCTCCCTTTCCATGCGTTGAAGTTATCTTCAAAATCCGCTGGGCCGTAGCTGCGCCGGACCACAATGCGTTCTGCCAGATCCGGGGTGTTAGTCCACGTGGCAAGTTGGGCGATGGCCGCATCGGCAACTTTTTCCACCTCAGGTGAGCCAGCGCCGTCGTGCCCGCCCTTCCCCCACTTCGTCAACGCCGGGGCCGGAATCAAAAAAAACAGGTTCTCGCTGCCAGCTGGAGCCACTGTAGGATCTGTGGCGCTGGGGCGACTGACGTACAAGGACGTGGTGCTGGCAAGCGCCTGGCCATCAGTGATGCGGGCAAAGTTGTCCTGCCAGTCGTCGGTGAAGAGCAGGTTGTGATGGGCAAATTCTGCCAAGGTGCCGCTGACACCAAGGCAGACAAGGACGGCGCTGATACCCGGATCAGTCTTCTCCCATTTGCTTTCTTTTCGCATGCGCAATGGCTCCGGAAGCAGCGCCGTCTCTACGTGGTGCAGATCCGCAGCCCCCACAACAAGGTCGGCACTCAATCTGTGCCCAGCACCGGCGTTGTCTTGCCAGGCAACTCCCTCGCAGCGAGCTTTTTTCCCGGCCGTTTTGGTGAGAATCTGCGTTGCTGTGGCACTGGTGATGATATTTACCCCTGCCGTACGGGCCACACGCTCCATCGCATCAACAACGGCGGCGAATCCGCCTTGCGGGTACAACACCCCATCCTGTAAATCCAGATGGCTCATCAGATGATAAATAGAGGGCGCCTTGTAGGGGCTGGTGCCCAGAAAAACAGCAGGATAACCCAGCACTTTTTGTTGCAGTGGATGTGTAAAGCGTGCCGCCACAAAGCCGTGCAACTTCTGCGTCAGAAGCTTGGCAAGCCTGGGCGCATGGCGAAGAACCTGAGGGCTAAGGAAGCCGCGAAGAGTACTAAATGGATCATAAAGAAAGTGCTTTTTGGCCAAGTTGTAGGCCAGCTCGGCGGAGTCCAGGTAGCGTTCCAGCTCTTCTCCGGAGCCCGGTTCTTGGGACTCGAAAAGGGCCGTGGCCAGTCCACGTCCTGTCCGGACTTCGGTTGAGTCCGTGCCTGGCTGCGCTTTCCCGTCACTGCCGATGCTGCCGATGTTGGCCGCGGCAACCAAATTTGGGGAGTTCCATAATTTGTAGGCCGGATCCAGCCTGACTAGCTCCAGCTCGGCAGCCGCGCTAGTGCCCATCATGGCGAACCAGTGGTCAATGACTTCCGGCATGAGGTACCAACTAGGCCCGGTGTCAAAACTGAATCCTTCACTTTCCCACCTGCCCGCACGGCCGCCAAGCTGATCCCCTTTTTCCAGAATCGTGACAGCGTGCCCGTCCCTTGCCAAGAGCCCAGCCGTGGCTAACCCTGAGATGCCTCCACCAATGACGACGCATGTTCGGTTCATAGGTGTGCCTCCTGTGGCAAAAGCTTGCGGGGG
This genomic window from Arthrobacter sp. TMP15 contains:
- the crtI gene encoding phytoene desaturase family protein, yielding MNRTCVVIGGGISGLATAGLLARDGHAVTILEKGDQLGGRAGRWESEGFSFDTGPSWYLMPEVIDHWFAMMGTSAAAELELVRLDPAYKLWNSPNLVAAANIGSIGSDGKAQPGTDSTEVRTGRGLATALFESQEPGSGEELERYLDSAELAYNLAKKHFLYDPFSTLRGFLSPQVLRHAPRLAKLLTQKLHGFVAARFTHPLQQKVLGYPAVFLGTSPYKAPSIYHLMSHLDLQDGVLYPQGGFAAVVDAMERVARTAGVNIITSATATQILTKTAGKKARCEGVAWQDNAGAGHRLSADLVVGAADLHHVETALLPEPLRMRKESKWEKTDPGISAVLVCLGVSGTLAEFAHHNLLFTDDWQDNFARITDGQALASTTSLYVSRPSATDPTVAPAGSENLFFLIPAPALTKWGKGGHDGAGSPEVEKVADAAIAQLATWTNTPDLAERIVVRRSYGPADFEDNFNAWKGSALGLAHTLTQSAFLRPGNSNAKVAGLYYAGSSVRPGIGVPMCMISAEIVLKLVRGDTTAGPLDAGPLDAQPLDAPVDAT
- a CDS encoding lycopene cyclase domain-containing protein, encoding MIYLSILLALLGCMALIDARWKLFLFDKPLAGAAVLLLGTAFFLAWDVWAIAVGIFLHRDSPLMTGIMIGEQLPLEEAFFLLFLCYQTMILFTGAQRVLSRATKRGRRRGNHQPEHQPGGGQG